The following proteins are encoded in a genomic region of Fimbriimonadaceae bacterium:
- the tuf gene encoding elongation factor Tu, whose product MARAKFERTKPHVNIGTIGHVDHGKTTLTAAITGVLAEKGLAQKRGYDEIDSAPEEKARGITINISHQEYETDSRHYAHVDCPGHADFIKNMITGAAQMDGAILVVAGTDGPMQQTREHILLARQVGVPHIVVYINKVDQVDDEELIELVEMEVRELLTKNGFDGDNAPIIKGSARKALDQVEAGKVDFEDRHVKSILDLMNAVDTYIPTPERDTDKPFLCAVEDVFTITGRGTVATGRVERGTLNVNTEVEIVGIHEARKTTCTGIEMFRKLLDSCQAGDNVGLLLRGVDRNQIERGMVICKPGSIKPHTKFDAQVYVLSKEEGGRHTPFTNGYRPQFYFRTTDVTGTLNLPEGVAMVMPGENVVMSVELIAPIAMEEGSKFAIREGGRTVGAGNIVKVKE is encoded by the coding sequence ATGGCAAGAGCTAAATTTGAAAGGACGAAGCCGCACGTCAACATCGGCACCATCGGCCACGTCGACCACGGCAAGACGACCCTCACCGCGGCCATCACCGGCGTCCTCGCCGAGAAGGGCCTCGCCCAAAAGCGCGGTTATGACGAGATCGACTCGGCGCCCGAAGAGAAGGCCCGCGGCATCACGATCAACATCTCGCACCAGGAGTATGAGACGGACTCGCGGCACTATGCCCACGTCGACTGCCCTGGCCACGCCGACTTCATCAAGAACATGATCACGGGCGCCGCCCAGATGGACGGCGCGATCCTCGTGGTCGCCGGCACCGACGGCCCGATGCAGCAGACCCGCGAGCACATCCTGCTTGCCCGTCAGGTCGGCGTGCCGCACATCGTCGTCTACATCAACAAGGTCGACCAGGTCGACGACGAAGAGCTCATCGAGCTCGTCGAGATGGAAGTCCGCGAGTTGCTGACCAAGAACGGCTTTGATGGCGACAACGCCCCGATCATCAAGGGTTCGGCCCGCAAGGCCCTGGACCAGGTCGAGGCCGGCAAGGTTGATTTCGAGGACAGGCACGTCAAGTCGATCCTCGACCTGATGAACGCCGTCGACACCTACATCCCGACGCCCGAGCGCGACACGGACAAGCCGTTCCTCTGCGCCGTCGAAGACGTCTTCACGATCACCGGTCGCGGCACCGTCGCCACCGGCCGTGTCGAGCGCGGCACGCTGAACGTCAACACCGAGGTCGAGATCGTCGGCATCCACGAGGCCCGCAAGACGACCTGCACCGGTATCGAGATGTTCCGCAAGCTCCTGGACAGCTGCCAGGCCGGCGACAACGTCGGCTTGCTGCTCCGCGGCGTCGACCGCAACCAGATCGAGCGCGGCATGGTCATCTGCAAGCCGGGTTCGATCAAGCCGCACACGAAGTTCGACGCCCAGGTCTACGTCCTCTCCAAGGAAGAGGGTGGTCGCCACACGCCGTTCACGAACGGCTACCGGCCCCAGTTCTACTTCCGCACGACCGACGTCACCGGTACGCTGAACCTGCCGGAAGGCGTCGCCATGGTCATGCCTGGTGAGAACGTCGTCATGTCGGTCGAGCTGATCGCTCCGATCGCCATGGAAGAAGGCTCGAAGTTCGCCATCCGCGAAGGCGGTCGCACCGTCGGAGCCGGCAACATCGTCAAGGTCAAGGAGTAA
- a CDS encoding winged helix-turn-helix domain-containing protein — protein sequence MPDKLTVVVIEDEAPIRRFLKASVPEGSHDWHECDTGADGLKAVAKAQPDLVLLDLGLPDMSGLDVLKSLREWTQVPVIVLTARGQERDKVSSLDGGADDYMTKPFSVNELWARVRVVLRRVRRSQVPELPVYERKGLVLDFEAHRVTLNGEEVRLTPIEYKLLGLLCRNAGKVLTHKVILAEVWGQGYEDSTHTLRVHMGALRAKIERDPGHPTFIRTETGVGYRFLDD from the coding sequence ATGCCTGACAAACTGACTGTCGTCGTGATCGAGGACGAGGCCCCGATCCGCCGCTTCCTCAAGGCCAGTGTCCCGGAAGGGAGCCACGATTGGCATGAGTGCGACACCGGGGCCGACGGCCTCAAGGCGGTGGCCAAGGCCCAGCCCGACCTCGTGTTGCTCGATTTAGGCTTGCCCGATATGAGCGGCCTGGACGTCCTGAAGTCTCTCCGCGAGTGGACGCAGGTGCCCGTGATCGTGCTGACCGCCCGGGGCCAAGAGCGGGACAAGGTCTCTTCATTGGACGGCGGCGCCGACGACTACATGACCAAGCCGTTCTCGGTGAACGAACTTTGGGCGCGGGTCCGCGTCGTCTTGCGCCGGGTGCGGCGGAGCCAGGTGCCCGAGCTGCCGGTGTACGAACGAAAAGGGCTCGTGCTGGACTTTGAGGCGCACCGCGTGACCTTGAACGGGGAAGAGGTCCGCCTCACACCGATCGAGTACAAGCTTCTTGGACTCCTCTGTCGCAACGCGGGCAAGGTGCTGACCCACAAGGTCATCCTCGCCGAAGTCTGGGGACAAGGGTACGAAGACTCGACCCACACCTTACGAGTGCACATGGGGGCCCTCCGCGCCAAGATCGAACGCGATCCTGGGCACCCGACGTTCATCCGCACCGAGACCGGCGTCGGCTACCGGTTCCTCGACGACTGA